A segment of the Bacteroidales bacterium genome:
AAAGCAATAGATATTGCAGGAAAAATGAATACTTAATTGAACAATTTTATATCAAAAGAGTTAATTTTTTAAACAATTAAATTTTTAATTAAAAAAATCAAAATTTCAAAAAATGAATAAAATTTTAGTTTTAGACAATTACGATTCATTCACGTACAATCTCGTTCATGCAATCGAAAACCTCACGAAAGAACCGGTTGATGTATATCGCAATGATGAAATAAAAATTGCAGAAGTTGGAAATTACGATAAAATTGTTCTTTCTCCTGGCCCGGGACTTCCCGATGAAGCAGGCATTATGAAAGAACTTATTAAAACTTATTCGCAGTCGAAAAATATTTTTGGTGTTTGCCTCGGACTTCAGGCGATAACTGAAGTGTTCGGTGGCAAGTTGATAAACCTGCACAAAGTTTATCATGGAATTAATACACCCGTAAAAATTATTGATAAAGAAGAATTAATATTTAAAGGTATTCCCGAAACATTCGAAGGCGGACGCTATCATTCATGGGTTGCTGATAAAAATAATTTTCCGGATACTTTAAAAATAACCGCAGTTGATGACGAAGGAATAATAATGGCAATAAGCCACAAACAATACAAAGTAAGAGGTGTGCAGTTTCACCCCGAATCAATACTTACAAAATATGGAAATAAAATAATTGAGAATTGGCTTAAAACTTAACAGTTTATAGTTCTCAGTTTTCAGTTTAAAGTTGAGAAACTGGCAACTAACTGAAAACTATAAATTGAAAACCAAAAACTTTTTTTTATGCGAGACATTTTAAATTATTTATTTGAGCACAAAAAACTGAGCAGGACAGATGCCTACGAAGTTTTAACAAATGTTGCAAAAGACAAATACACCGAAAGTGAAGTTGCTGCATTTTTGTCGGTTTACATTATGCGCAGCATAACCGTTGATGAGCTTGCCGGTTTCAGAGATGCTCTTCTTGATTTATGCCTCAGAATAAATTTATCAGATTACAAACTCATTGATATGTGCGGAACCGGCGGCGATGGTAAAGATACATTCAACATTTCCACTCTTGCATCGTTTGTTGTTGCAGGTACGGGAGCAAAAGTTGCAAAACACGGAAACTACGGAGTTTCTTCCGGTTGCGGTTCTTCAAATGTTATGGAATATTTCGGTTACAAATTTACAAACGACGAATCTGTTTTGAAAAAAGATATTGAAGAAGCAGGTATTTGCTTTCTTCATGCACCATTGTTTCATCCTGCGATGAAAGCAGTGGCTCCGATAAGAAAAAAATTAAGAGTAAAGACATTTTTTAATATGCTCGGACCAATGGTAAATCCTTGTTTCCCGCAAAATCAGGTTATCGGAGTTTTTAATCTTGAACTTGCCCGAATTTATAATTATCTATATCAGCAAACAAATAAGAAATATGTCATCTTACACAGTACTGACGGCTATGACGAAATTTCGCTGACAAGCAATGTGAAATTAATTTTCAATAATTCCGAACAAATAATTTCACCCGAAGAATTTGGATTTACCAGAATAAAACAAAAAGAAATTACAGGAGGCGGCTCTATTCCCGAGTCGGCAAAAATTTTTACTGATGTTCTTGAAGGAAATGGAACAACAGCACAAAATAATGTAGTGCTTGCAAATGCTGCAATAGGAATTAAATGTTTTAATCAGAATAAAAGTATTGCTGATTGCATTGAGAAAGCAAAAGATTCTTTGTTTGGGAAAAAAGCACTTAGTGCTTTTAAAAAACTAATAAAAAATTAATGTTTATTAAAAATGTGGTATCAAAAAAATATCGAATATCGAACACCGAATAATGAATATCGAAGTAAAATTACAACGACTAATAACTAACAACTGAAAACTATAAACTGTAAACTTCTTATGACAATACTTGACGAAATAATTAAATACAAAAAAACCGAAGTAGAAGAAAACAAATCTTTATATCCGGTTAAATTTCTTGAACGAAGTATATATTTTGCTTCCGAAACTGTTTCCTTAAAAAAGTATTTGCTCCGTGAAGATAAAAAAGGAATAATTGCAGAATTTAAAAGAAAATCGCATTCAAAAGGAATGCTCAATGAATATGCATCTGTTGAGCAAGTGAGCATAGGATATATGCAGGCGGGAGCTTCGGCACTTTCGATATTGACCGACAAAAAATATTTTAATGGAAAAAATGAAGATTTGACGATTGCCCGCAAATTCAACTATAACCCCATTTTGCGGAAGGATTTTATTATTGACGAATACCAGATTGTTGAAGCAAAATCAATAGGTGCTGATGTAATACTTCTTATAGCTGCCGTTTTGGAAAAAGAAAAAATAAAGCAACTTTCAGAATTTGCAAAATCACTTAATCTCGAAATTATTTTTGAAATTCATAACAAAGAAGAATTGGAGAAAGTTAACAACAACATTGATATTATAGGAGTAAATAACCGTAATTTGAATGATTTTAAAACTGACATAAATACTTCAATAGAATTGTCAAAAAAAATTCCTGTTGAATTTCTTAAAATCTCCGAAAGTGGTATAAGCTCAATTGAAGCAATTAAAAATCTCAGAAAATGCGGTTTTAAAGGATTTTTAATCGGAGAATATTTTATGAAAACAGCAAATCCTTCAAAAGCTTGTGCGGATTTTATTAAGAAATTAGTATAATGATAAAGATATGTTACTAATGGTTAAAAACTTAAGTATAATTTAAATAAAATTGTTTAACTGTTATATTGCTAAATTGTTAAAAATTAAACATCAACAAAATATTTTAATTATCGCCATTTCCCGATTAAAATTAATCTTTTTTGGTCGTACAATAATTATAAAGTATAAAACATCATTTTAATAATATAACCATTTAAAATAAACAGGTGAAAACACTTAAAATAAAAGTTTGTGGAATGAAAGATGAAAGCAACATCAAAGAATTGATTGCTGTCAATCCAGATTTCATGGGTTTTATTTTTTATAATAATTCAAAAAGATATGTGAATGAAAATTTCGATAAAGCTATTCTTAAAGGCATTCCCACTAAAATAAAAAAAGTTGGTGTTTTCGTAAATTCTGAACTTGACGAAGTGAAATTAAAAAAAGAAAAATACAAACTTGATTTTGTTCAGCTACACGGAAATGAAACTCCCGATTTTTGCAAAAATTTATTCGATGAAAATATATCAATTATCAAATCATTCGGAATATCTGAAGAAAAGGATTTTGAAAAAATAAATGATTATAAAAACTATTGCACATATTTTTTATTTGATACTAAAACCGAAAATTTTGGTGGCAGCGGAAAAAAATTTAATTGGAAACTTCTTGCTAATTATAATTTCTCATTGCCATTCTTTATCAGTGGTGGTATAGATATGGAAGACATCGAAAAAATAAAAGAAATAAATAATTCAATTTTTTTCGGTGTTGATATAAACAGCAAATTTGAAATTAACTACGGTATTAAAGATGTTGAAAAAATAAAATTATTCATCAACAAAATAAAAAACAAATTAAACACTTAATGTACTATAAAAATAATTTAATAAATGCTACAATGCTATGTTCTCAATACATTGAAATAATATCGCCACCTACGGGGCTTATTTTTTATTTTGTTTTATTTCTACCAAAATGTCGCCTCTAACGAGGCTAAAAAGTACCGCAGGTACGATATTATGGTAGAACGAGCAAATTCAAATTTATTAAAGTGCCGTAAGCACGAAATTATAATGCAAACAAAATTTAACCTTAAAATAGCGAAAAAAACAAATGAACTATAATGCTGATAAAAACGGATATTATGGAAAGTTTGGCGGAGCATACATTCCCGAAATGCTGCATGCAAACATAGAGATATTAAAAAATAATTATAAGAAAATTACTACGGACAAAAATTTTCAAAAGGAATATCGTCAGCTTTTGAAAGATTATGCTGGTCGTCCCACTCCGCTTTATTTTGCATCAAGATTATCTGAATATTTTAAGACAAATATTTTTCTTAAACGTGAAGATTTATGTCATACTGGTGCTCATAAAATAAACAATACAATAGGACAAATACTTCTTGCAAAAAAACTAAACAAAAAAAGAATTATTGCCGAAACCGGTGCCGGGCAGCACGGAGTTGCAACAGCTACCGTTTGTGCTTTGATGAATTTAAAATGTGTTGTTTACATGGGCGAAACCGATATGAAACGGCAGATGTCCAATGTAGAACGAATGAAAATGCTCGGAGCAGAAGTTGTTCCCGTACACAGCGGAAATAAAACGCTGAAAGATGCAACTAACGAAGCCATTCGTGATTGGATTAATAACCCCGAAACATATTATTTAATCGGCTCAGTTGTTGGTCCTCACCCCTACCCTGAAATTGTTGCAGGATTTCAGTCAATAATAAGTGAAGAACTGAAAGTTCAGATGAAAGAGAAAACAGGAAACGAAAATCCCGATTGCATTATTGCATGTGTGGGAGGAGGAAGTAATGCAGCAGGAATTTTTTATCATTATTTAAAAAACGGAAAAGTAAAACTTATAGCCGCTGAAGCAGCAGGAAAAGGCATCCATTCAGGTTTTTCAGCAGCTACAACTGTTTTGGGCAAATCCGGAATTCTACACGGAAGCAAAACTCTCATAATGCAAAATGAAGATGGACAAATTACAGAGCCCTATTCAATTTCTGCAGGACTCGATTATCCGGGCATGGGACCGTTGCACGCTCATTTGTTTGATATAAAAAGAGTAAAGTTTATAAGTATTACCGACAACGAAGCTTTGAAAGCCGCAATGCTGTTGACAAGGATGGAAGGTATTATTCCTGCACTCGAATCCGCTCACGCACTTGCTTGTTTGAAAAAAATAAAATTCACAAAAAATAAAAAAGTTGTTATAAATCTTTCGGGACGCGGTGATAAGGATTTGGAGGCGTTTATAAAGTATTTAAAGATTAGAAAATTAAAAGATTGAAAGATTAAAAAAATATCGAATGTCGAAGTTTTTTACTAATGACTAATGACTTAATGACTAATGACTGAAAAAATGAACAGAATTGACAAATTATTTGAATCGAAACACAAAGAGATATTGAATATATATTTCACCGCAGGATTTCCCGAATTAAATCAAACTGCTGAAATCATCAAATATATTACAGAAGCAGGAGTTGATATTATTGAAATAGGAATTCCATTTTCCGATTCGTTAGCTGATGGACCAACAATACAACAAAGCAACGAGAAAGCTCTCACAAACGGAATGACTTTAAAAATTATTTTCAACCAATTAAAAAATATCCGACAATCAGTTGATATTCCTTTGCTATTGATGGGCAGTTTAAATCCAATAATGCAATTCGGGATAAATGAATTTTGCAAAAAATGCAGCGAAACAGGTATTGACGGCGTTATTATTCCCGACCTTCCTTTTAATGAATTTATTGAAGATTATGAAAAAACTTTTGATAAATATGGTATTTACAACATTTTTCTTATCACACCGCAAACTTCGGAAGAACGAATAATAAAAATTGATGCAGCATCAAAAGGATTTATTTATATGATTTCGTCATCTTCAACAACAGGAGCAAAAAATAAAATCGAAAAATCGCAGGAACAATATTTCAGGAAAATTAACCGGCTCAAATTAAAAAATCCCAAATTAATAGGATTCGGAATCTCTGATAATAAATCATATTTAAAAGCATGTCAATTTGCAAATGGTGTGGTTATAGGAAGTGCTTTCATAAAAGCACTATCAAACAGTAAAACAAATTTAAAAACTACAATAAATAATTTTGTAAATGAAATTAAAAATAACAAATTGTTTAATTGTTAAAAAAAAGAAATCCTGAACTTTCATAGCTATAAACAATATAACAATTAGACAATTTAACAATTAAGCAATAAAACATAAAGAACAATGATAAAAATTCTAACAACCAATAACTGACAACAAACAACTAACATTATGATAATTCAATTAAGCGAAAATATTTCAAATAGCGAAAAAGAAAATATTTTTAAAAAAGTAAAAGAAATCGCATACCAAACAAATGAAGTAAAAACTCAGTTTAACAATTACATCATTTGCGTTGGAAGTAATGAGTTTGATATTCGTATAATCGGCAACATGAAAGGAGTAAAAGATGTTCATAGGGTTTCCGATAATTATAAACTTGTTTCGCGAAAATGGAAAGTTAAGAATACCGTTATTTCTCTTGGAGATGGAATAAAAATCGGAAATAATGATTTTACAATTATTGCTGGTCCATGCTCTGTTGAAAGCGAAGAGCAAGTTGACGGCATTATTGCACATCTTGTAAAAAACAAAATAAAAATCATGCGGGCAATGGTTTTCAAACCGCGCAGTTCGCCATACTCATATCGTGGAATCGGAATTGAAGGATTAAAAACCATTTCAACAATAGCAAAGAAAAACGGAATAAAATTAATTTCGGAAGTGATGCAGGTTTCGCAGATTGACGAAATGCTTGATTACATTGATATATTTCAGGTTGGTACAAGAAACACTCAAAACTTCAACCTTCTCGATGCTCTTGGAAAAATTGATAAACCGGTTCTCATTAAACGAGGAATGTCGGGAACAATTGAAGAACTTTTACATTCGGCAGAATATATTTTTTCAAACGGTAACGAAAAAATTATTTTGTGTGAACGCGGCATACGCACTTTCGAAAAAGCATACCGCAATACATTCGACATAAATGTTATTCCAATATTAAAGGAAAAAACCCACCTGCCTGTAATTGCAGACCCATCACACAGCATAGGAATACGTATGTTTGTTGAACCCATTGCGCTTGCAGCAGCAATTGCCGGCTCCGATGGAATCACAGTTGAAATACACGAAGTTCCTGAAAAAGCAATATCTGACGGACAACAATCTTTAAATTTTGAAGAGGCAGAACAACTTTATAAAAACATTAGAAAAACTGTTGATTTGAGAAATAAAATATTTGTGGATATTGAATGAGAACATCAAAGGTATTATTTATAACCGCTAAGACGCTAAGGCGCAAAGATAAAATATTTATTTTTAAACCTTTGCGACTTAGCGACTCTGCGGTAAAGTAAATATTTTCATCTTTTGAGACAGCCTCCATCAGTCAGATTGCTTACATTACTAACAACTTATAATTCGCTTCAATTTATTTATCAGTATAGTTTTTTTATTTAACACAGGTGTTGTGATATTTCCGGAGAAACTTTTTCCTATTTTTAAATATTTTTTTGTAAACGTATTCGAAGTAATACCCCATTTTAGCAGAAAGGTTTTTCTTCCATTATTTTTTTTAATTCGCTTGGTTGATTTAGAACCAAAGTGGTAAACCAAACTATTTCCTTTACCTTTAAACAATCTAACACCTGCTTCAAAAAGTTTTCTTGAAAAATCAGGGTCGGAATACATGCCCGGAGTGAATTCAATGCTCAATCCACCAACCAAATCCCACATATCAACGTGTACGACATTGGGAGGCCAAGTGCTGCCGCTCCAATCATTGACAAATAAATCATGATATTCATTTAACAATATTTCTTCCTTAAAACTCTGAATATCCTGTCCGTAATTTTTTACTATTACGCAGGAATTTCCGGTATCTGTTGGTTCTATCATGGTGCACGACAACATAAAACTTTTACTGCCGATGTGTTCAATTTCTTTATGCAACTCTAAATCCCAGTTTGGAAGCACATACATGTCATCGTTCACATAAACCATGTATTCGGATTTAACAAGTGCTCTGGCAATATTTAAACCATAACATATACCTATATTATTTTTTGAATGTACATAATCTATTTCTTTTTGGTTTTCGAGCCATTCTAATGTCCCATCTTCATCTTCGTTTACTATTACAATAATTTGAATTTCAAAATGAGAGTTTTTAAGTATGCTGTTTATACACAGTTTCAAAAACTCAATATTGTTCCATGTAGGAATCAACACGCTGAATTTGTAGTTAGTTTTATTTGTCCGCTGATACTTAATTATGTTTTCTATCATATTTTAATGATGGTCGCTCATTAGAAGTTTAATTGTTTTTTTATTTTTTGTGTTTTATTGTTGAATTGTCTAATTGTTATGCTACTTAACGTATCATTTATTTCACAACCATATTGGTATCTTTCAGCATTTCATTGGCAGTTTTTATATCCCATTTTTCTTTTATTAAAATTTTATTTTCTTTATCAATAAAAGATGTTTTTTTTCTTCTTCGACTCAGCCGGTTGTAATGATGCAGATACACCCCAAGCATGACATGGCAGGACTTAATATCAACAAATTCCAAGCTTCTTTTTTTTGCTCTCAGAAAAATATCAAAATCTGCAGATTGAATTCTTTCATCCCATTTTCCAATTTTTTCAATACCTCTGCGCGTTATAAAAACATTGCTTCCTGCAATTCCTAATCTTATTACTTTTCCGCATTTTTCAAATCTTCCTTCAGTCCACTCTTTCCAATTGTTGTACATTAACTTGTGAGTTAACTTCAAAACCCACCTTTTATTTCCGAAAAAAAACACAAAAGGATTTTTAATATATTTCCATTTTTTTAGATGAGCATGAGTTATCTCAGGTGTTTCGAGTATTTCTGTGGCAGAGCATGAAGCAACATCAAGTTTATGAAAATTCATAATGCTTATCGCTCTTTCGTCCCAATCTTTTGAAACTATAACATCATTATTAAGAAAAACCATATAATCGTACTTTGCAGCGTCAATCCCTTGGTTCTGGCAATAAGGATAAGAATAATTTCCGTTATTACTTATTACCTTCGCCCCTTTGTCTTCGAAAAATTCGCGGCTGCCATCTGTCGAAGCGTTATCAATTATAATCAGCTCAAAAATATTTTTTGTGTACCGTACAATATTTTCATAAAAAAGCTTGTTCATCTCAAGCTGATTGTGTATTGCAGTAATTATGCTAAGCATTATTATTATCTTAAAATTAAAATGTATTGTTTCTTTTTCTTAAGTTTGCAAAGTTATTAAA
Coding sequences within it:
- a CDS encoding phosphoribosylanthranilate isomerase, which codes for MKTLKIKVCGMKDESNIKELIAVNPDFMGFIFYNNSKRYVNENFDKAILKGIPTKIKKVGVFVNSELDEVKLKKEKYKLDFVQLHGNETPDFCKNLFDENISIIKSFGISEEKDFEKINDYKNYCTYFLFDTKTENFGGSGKKFNWKLLANYNFSLPFFISGGIDMEDIEKIKEINNSIFFGVDINSKFEINYGIKDVEKIKLFINKIKNKLNT
- the trpA gene encoding tryptophan synthase subunit alpha — protein: MNRIDKLFESKHKEILNIYFTAGFPELNQTAEIIKYITEAGVDIIEIGIPFSDSLADGPTIQQSNEKALTNGMTLKIIFNQLKNIRQSVDIPLLLMGSLNPIMQFGINEFCKKCSETGIDGVIIPDLPFNEFIEDYEKTFDKYGIYNIFLITPQTSEERIIKIDAASKGFIYMISSSSTTGAKNKIEKSQEQYFRKINRLKLKNPKLIGFGISDNKSYLKACQFANGVVIGSAFIKALSNSKTNLKTTINNFVNEIKNNKLFNC
- a CDS encoding glycosyltransferase encodes the protein MLSIITAIHNQLEMNKLFYENIVRYTKNIFELIIIDNASTDGSREFFEDKGAKVISNNGNYSYPYCQNQGIDAAKYDYMVFLNNDVIVSKDWDERAISIMNFHKLDVASCSATEILETPEITHAHLKKWKYIKNPFVFFFGNKRWVLKLTHKLMYNNWKEWTEGRFEKCGKVIRLGIAGSNVFITRRGIEKIGKWDERIQSADFDIFLRAKKRSLEFVDIKSCHVMLGVYLHHYNRLSRRRKKTSFIDKENKILIKEKWDIKTANEMLKDTNMVVK
- the trpC gene encoding indole-3-glycerol phosphate synthase TrpC, whose protein sequence is MTILDEIIKYKKTEVEENKSLYPVKFLERSIYFASETVSLKKYLLREDKKGIIAEFKRKSHSKGMLNEYASVEQVSIGYMQAGASALSILTDKKYFNGKNEDLTIARKFNYNPILRKDFIIDEYQIVEAKSIGADVILLIAAVLEKEKIKQLSEFAKSLNLEIIFEIHNKEELEKVNNNIDIIGVNNRNLNDFKTDINTSIELSKKIPVEFLKISESGISSIEAIKNLRKCGFKGFLIGEYFMKTANPSKACADFIKKLV
- a CDS encoding aminodeoxychorismate/anthranilate synthase component II, which gives rise to MNKILVLDNYDSFTYNLVHAIENLTKEPVDVYRNDEIKIAEVGNYDKIVLSPGPGLPDEAGIMKELIKTYSQSKNIFGVCLGLQAITEVFGGKLINLHKVYHGINTPVKIIDKEELIFKGIPETFEGGRYHSWVADKNNFPDTLKITAVDDEGIIMAISHKQYKVRGVQFHPESILTKYGNKIIENWLKT
- a CDS encoding bifunctional 3-deoxy-7-phosphoheptulonate synthase/chorismate mutase, whose amino-acid sequence is MIIQLSENISNSEKENIFKKVKEIAYQTNEVKTQFNNYIICVGSNEFDIRIIGNMKGVKDVHRVSDNYKLVSRKWKVKNTVISLGDGIKIGNNDFTIIAGPCSVESEEQVDGIIAHLVKNKIKIMRAMVFKPRSSPYSYRGIGIEGLKTISTIAKKNGIKLISEVMQVSQIDEMLDYIDIFQVGTRNTQNFNLLDALGKIDKPVLIKRGMSGTIEELLHSAEYIFSNGNEKIILCERGIRTFEKAYRNTFDINVIPILKEKTHLPVIADPSHSIGIRMFVEPIALAAAIAGSDGITVEIHEVPEKAISDGQQSLNFEEAEQLYKNIRKTVDLRNKIFVDIE
- a CDS encoding glycosyltransferase, whose product is MIENIIKYQRTNKTNYKFSVLIPTWNNIEFLKLCINSILKNSHFEIQIIVIVNEDEDGTLEWLENQKEIDYVHSKNNIGICYGLNIARALVKSEYMVYVNDDMYVLPNWDLELHKEIEHIGSKSFMLSCTMIEPTDTGNSCVIVKNYGQDIQSFKEEILLNEYHDLFVNDWSGSTWPPNVVHVDMWDLVGGLSIEFTPGMYSDPDFSRKLFEAGVRLFKGKGNSLVYHFGSKSTKRIKKNNGRKTFLLKWGITSNTFTKKYLKIGKSFSGNITTPVLNKKTILINKLKRIISC
- the trpB gene encoding tryptophan synthase subunit beta, encoding MNYNADKNGYYGKFGGAYIPEMLHANIEILKNNYKKITTDKNFQKEYRQLLKDYAGRPTPLYFASRLSEYFKTNIFLKREDLCHTGAHKINNTIGQILLAKKLNKKRIIAETGAGQHGVATATVCALMNLKCVVYMGETDMKRQMSNVERMKMLGAEVVPVHSGNKTLKDATNEAIRDWINNPETYYLIGSVVGPHPYPEIVAGFQSIISEELKVQMKEKTGNENPDCIIACVGGGSNAAGIFYHYLKNGKVKLIAAEAAGKGIHSGFSAATTVLGKSGILHGSKTLIMQNEDGQITEPYSISAGLDYPGMGPLHAHLFDIKRVKFISITDNEALKAAMLLTRMEGIIPALESAHALACLKKIKFTKNKKVVINLSGRGDKDLEAFIKYLKIRKLKD
- the trpD gene encoding anthranilate phosphoribosyltransferase, which codes for MRDILNYLFEHKKLSRTDAYEVLTNVAKDKYTESEVAAFLSVYIMRSITVDELAGFRDALLDLCLRINLSDYKLIDMCGTGGDGKDTFNISTLASFVVAGTGAKVAKHGNYGVSSGCGSSNVMEYFGYKFTNDESVLKKDIEEAGICFLHAPLFHPAMKAVAPIRKKLRVKTFFNMLGPMVNPCFPQNQVIGVFNLELARIYNYLYQQTNKKYVILHSTDGYDEISLTSNVKLIFNNSEQIISPEEFGFTRIKQKEITGGGSIPESAKIFTDVLEGNGTTAQNNVVLANAAIGIKCFNQNKSIADCIEKAKDSLFGKKALSAFKKLIKN